From the genome of Hymenobacter cellulosilyticus, one region includes:
- a CDS encoding PA14 domain-containing protein: MRLPLLSRVFAALLLLLPGRALPAQTPARPTEHGLRGQYYEGKNFEKLVLTRTDAAIDFDWSRRQNGPGQPVRYAVSPGPGVPGTWFSVRWTGFLYAPKTGVYTFQMATDDGMRVWIGGRPLLNSWADQPTKRDSATMKLTAGRYYSVRVEYYQVERVTKALLAWRLPGSTAEPKPIPTSNLYLTLPVTAQPFVTPKAAAAGGTIHIVSAPPGKKAAPTTSTAVKPSRGVTVAGKVPGGIGLQATYYAGSVRGAAVHSRVEPVVNVTWRGAAPAPGAPGAGFSVRWTGYVYAPESGIYVLHTEWDDATDVRFAGDDVLTMEKYEPEYFGSRKPPIPVDMVYQLEAGYFYRIDLAYKNVQGVSRAVLSWARPAALGHPTTLEAAFAARDRTGTTVIPKQFLYPELPRPLPEPVVVALKPTKVPAAGPKPRVAAARPARSVVAVPKPVVVRVAEPVVELPDLSALSKGAAVTLSNLYFTQSTATLLPTSRPALNALAKKLREQPGLQLEIAGHTDNVGEPAKNLRLSEQRAQVVRRYLVQQGIDSVRLTARGYGGTRPVADNRDPQQRPRNRRVEIVVR, translated from the coding sequence ATGCGTCTACCTCTACTGAGCCGAGTTTTCGCTGCCCTTCTACTGCTGCTGCCCGGCCGGGCCCTGCCTGCCCAGACTCCAGCCCGCCCCACCGAGCACGGCCTGCGCGGGCAGTATTACGAGGGCAAGAACTTCGAAAAGCTGGTACTGACCCGCACCGATGCTGCCATTGACTTCGACTGGAGCCGGCGGCAAAACGGCCCCGGCCAGCCCGTCAGATACGCTGTGTCGCCCGGCCCGGGCGTGCCCGGAACGTGGTTTTCGGTGCGCTGGACGGGCTTTTTGTATGCCCCCAAAACGGGCGTGTACACGTTTCAAATGGCTACCGACGACGGTATGCGCGTCTGGATTGGGGGCCGGCCGCTATTAAACTCCTGGGCCGACCAGCCCACCAAGCGCGACAGTGCCACTATGAAGCTTACGGCCGGCCGCTACTACTCCGTGCGGGTCGAGTATTACCAGGTAGAGCGCGTCACAAAGGCCTTGCTGGCCTGGCGGCTGCCGGGCTCTACGGCGGAGCCGAAGCCGATTCCAACCAGCAACTTGTACCTGACCCTGCCCGTTACGGCCCAGCCTTTTGTAACCCCGAAAGCAGCGGCAGCCGGTGGTACCATTCATATTGTATCGGCCCCGCCGGGCAAAAAAGCTGCTCCGACAACCTCTACGGCCGTTAAGCCCAGCCGGGGCGTGACCGTGGCCGGCAAGGTGCCCGGTGGCATCGGGCTGCAGGCTACCTACTATGCCGGCTCGGTGCGGGGCGCGGCGGTGCATAGTCGGGTGGAGCCGGTGGTAAACGTGACCTGGCGCGGCGCAGCCCCCGCCCCCGGCGCACCCGGCGCGGGCTTCTCGGTGCGCTGGACGGGCTATGTCTACGCCCCCGAATCAGGAATCTACGTGCTGCATACCGAGTGGGACGACGCTACCGACGTGCGCTTTGCCGGCGACGACGTGCTAACCATGGAAAAGTACGAGCCGGAATACTTCGGCTCCCGCAAGCCCCCGATTCCGGTGGACATGGTCTACCAGTTGGAGGCGGGGTATTTTTACCGGATTGACCTGGCCTACAAGAATGTGCAGGGCGTTTCGCGGGCGGTTTTGTCGTGGGCGCGGCCCGCGGCGCTGGGCCACCCCACCACGCTGGAAGCCGCTTTTGCCGCCAGGGACCGGACTGGTACGACGGTAATTCCCAAGCAGTTTCTGTATCCGGAGCTGCCCCGGCCGCTGCCGGAGCCTGTGGTGGTAGCCCTTAAGCCCACGAAAGTGCCAGCAGCCGGGCCTAAGCCAAGGGTGGCCGCAGCCCGGCCGGCCCGGTCGGTAGTGGCGGTTCCCAAGCCGGTGGTAGTTCGGGTAGCGGAGCCGGTCGTAGAGCTGCCCGACCTGAGCGCCTTGAGCAAAGGAGCGGCCGTGACCTTGTCCAACCTGTATTTCACCCAGAGCACGGCCACGCTGCTGCCTACTTCCCGCCCGGCGCTGAATGCCCTGGCCAAAAAGCTTCGTGAGCAGCCCGGGTTGCAGCTCGAAATAGCCGGCCATACCGACAACGTGGGCGAGCCGGCCAAAAACCTGCGTCTCTCCGAGCAACGGGCCCAGGTGGTGCGGCGCTACCTCGTGCAACAGGGCATCGATTCGGTGCGGCTCACGGCCCGGGGCTACGGCGGCACCCGCCCCGTGGCCGACAACCGCGACCCGCAGCAACGGCCCCGCAACCGGCGCGTGGAAATCGTGGTCCGGTAG